The segment GGGTAGGCCTCGGCCTCCTGGATGGCCTTGAGGGTCTGGTTCTTGTCCGCGCCCATGCTGATGGAGGCCACGTACACGTACCCGTAGGTCATGGCCATGCGGCCCAGATCCTTCTTGCCGGTTTTCTTGCCGCCGGCGGCGAACTTGGCGATGGAGCCCAGCGGGGTGGCCTTGGAGGACTGGCCGCCGGTGTTGGAATACACCTCGGTGTCCAGGACGAAGATGTTCACGTCCTCGCCGCTGGCCAGCACGTGGTCCACGCCGCCGTAGCCGATGTCGTAGGCCCAGCCGTCGCCGCCGAAGACCCAGATGGACTTCTTGGTGAACAGGTCGGCCATGCTGGCGATCTCGGCCAGCAAGGGATCCTTGGTTCCCTTGAGCAGCCCCTTGAGCTTGTCGCCCGCGGCGCGGGAGATGGCCGGATCGCTCTTGCCCGCCAGCCATTCGGCCGCGGCGGCCTTGATGTCTGCGCTTGCGGAGGAGCCAGCCACCTGGGCCATGAGGTCGGCCAGCTTGGCGCGGCGCTGGGTGACGGCCATGGTGAAGCCGTAGCCGAACTCGGCGGCGTCCTCGAACAGGGAGTTGTTCCAGGCCGGGCCGTGCCCATCCTTGTTGACGCAATACGGGGCGGCGGGAGCAGAAGCGCCCCAGATGGAGGAGCAGCCCGTGGCGTTGGCGATCATCATGCGCTCGCCGAAGAGCTGGGTGATGAGCTTGACGTAGGGGGTCTCGCCGCAACCCGCGCACGCGCCGGAGAACTCCAGGAGCGGCTGCTGGAACTGGCTGCCCTTCAGGCTGTCGCGCTTGACCAGGTCGCCCTTGAGGGACACCGTCTCGCTGAACTCCTGGTTGGGGATCTCAAGGGCGGTCTGGGTCTCCAGGGGCTTCATGACCAGCGCCTTGTTCTTGCTGGGGCAGATGTCCGCGCAGTTGCCGCAGCCCATGCAGTCCAGGGTGTTCACCTGCATACGGAAGTGCAGGCCCTTCAGCTCCTTGCCCTGGGCGGGCAGGGTCTCAAAGCCCTTGGGGGCCTTCTTCATCTCGGCATCGGTGGCCAGCACCGGGCGGATGGTGGCGTGGGGGCACACAAAGGCGCACTGGTTGCACTGGATGCAGTTGTCTTTGATCCACTCCGGCACCAGGATGGCCACGCCGCGCTTTTCGAACCGGCTGGTGGCGGTGGGGAAGGAGCCGTCGGGCGAGAAGGCGCTGACGGGCAGCTCGTCGCCTTTCTGGGCCAGAATGGGCTGCATGACGTTCTTGACGAAGTCGGGCAGCTTGGCTGCTGCGGCGGGCTTGTCGGCTGCCTTGGCCCAGGCGGCGGGCACCTTGACCTCGATGAGGTTGGCCAGCGTCTGGTCCACGCCGTCCATGTTCATCTTGACGATCTTGTCGCCCTTCTTGCCATAGGTCTTCTGGATGGAGTCCTTGAGCAGCGCGATGGCGCGGTCGATGGGCAGCACCTTGGCCAGCTTGAAGAAGGCCGTCTGCATGATCATGTTGATGCGGTTGCCCAGGCCCACGGAAGCTGCGATCTTGACCGCGTCTATGGTGTAGAGCTTGATCTTCTTGGCGGCGATGGTGCGCAGCATGGCGGCGGGCAGGTTGGCCTCCATGTCTTCCGCGCTGGACCAGGTGGAGTTCAACAGGAAGGTGCCGCCGGGCTTGATGCCTTCAAGCACGTCGTAGATGTGCACGTAGCTGGACTTGTGGCAGGCGATGAAGTCCGCCGTGTCCACCAGGTAGGTGCTCTGGATGGGCTTTTTGCCGAAGCGCAGGTGGGAGACGGTGATGCCGCCGCTCTTCTTCGAGTCGTAGGCGAAGTAGCCCTGGGCGTACAGCGGGGTGTTGTCGCCGATGATCTTGATGGCGCTCTTGTTGGCGCCCACCGTGCCATCGGAGCCGAGACCCCAGAACTTGCACTGCACGGTGCCCTCGGGCGTGGTGGCCAGGGCGGCGCCTGCGGGCAGGCTGGTCTTGGTCACGTCGTCCTCGATGCCGACGACGAAGTGGTTCTTGGCCTTGGACTTTTCCATGTTCTTGTACACGGCCATGACGTGATTGGGGCGGAATTCCTTGCTGCCCAGGCCGTAGCGACCGGCGATGAGCTCGGGGATTCCCTTGCCGCGCTCGATGAAGGCGGCGCACACGTCCTGGTACAGGGGGTCGCCCAGGGCGCCGGGCTCCTTGGTGCGGTCAAGGATGGTGATCTTTTTCACGCCCTTGGGCAGCACGGCAAAGAAGCTGGCGGCGTCGAAGGGGCGGTACAGGCGCACCTTGATCAGGCCCACCTTCTTGCCCTTCTTGGCCATGGCGTTGATGACTTCCTGGATGGTCTCGCAACCGGAGCCCATGGCCACGATGATGTTCTCGGCATCGGGAGCGCCCACGTAGTCGAAGGGCTTGTACTTGCGGCCGGTGAGCTTGCCCACCTTCTTCATGTTCTCGATGACGATCTTGGGCACCGCGTTGTAGTACGGATTGGCGCGCTCGCGGCCCTGGAAGTAGATGTCCGGGTTCTGGGCGGTGCCGCGCAGGTTCGGGTGCTCGGGGTTCATGGCGTTCTTGCGGAACTCGGCCACCTTGTCCATGTTCACCAGGGACTTCATGTCCTCGTAGTCGATGACCTCGACCTTCTGGATCTCGTGGCTGGTGCGGAAGCCGTCGAAGAAATGCACGAAGGGCACGCTGGAGTCGATGGCGGAGAGGTGCGACACAAGGGCCAGGTCCATGCACTCCTGCACGCTGGAGGAGGCCAGCATGGCGAAGCCGGTTTGACGGCAGGCCATGACGTCCTGGTGATCCCCGAAGATGGACAGGGCGTGCGCGGCGATGGCGCGGGCGGTCACATGGAATACGCCCGGCAGCAACTCTCCGGAAATCTTGTACATGTTCGGGATCATGAGCAACAGGCCCTGAGAGGCCGTGAAGGTGGTGG is part of the Humidesulfovibrio mexicanus genome and harbors:
- the nifJ gene encoding pyruvate:ferredoxin (flavodoxin) oxidoreductase, with translation MAKKMKTMDGNTATTHVAYAMSEAAAIYPITPSSTMGEIADEWAAKGLKNIFGQVVNIRQMQSEAGAAGAVHGSLAAGALTTTFTASQGLLLMIPNMYKISGELLPGVFHVTARAIAAHALSIFGDHQDVMACRQTGFAMLASSSVQECMDLALVSHLSAIDSSVPFVHFFDGFRTSHEIQKVEVIDYEDMKSLVNMDKVAEFRKNAMNPEHPNLRGTAQNPDIYFQGRERANPYYNAVPKIVIENMKKVGKLTGRKYKPFDYVGAPDAENIIVAMGSGCETIQEVINAMAKKGKKVGLIKVRLYRPFDAASFFAVLPKGVKKITILDRTKEPGALGDPLYQDVCAAFIERGKGIPELIAGRYGLGSKEFRPNHVMAVYKNMEKSKAKNHFVVGIEDDVTKTSLPAGAALATTPEGTVQCKFWGLGSDGTVGANKSAIKIIGDNTPLYAQGYFAYDSKKSGGITVSHLRFGKKPIQSTYLVDTADFIACHKSSYVHIYDVLEGIKPGGTFLLNSTWSSAEDMEANLPAAMLRTIAAKKIKLYTIDAVKIAASVGLGNRINMIMQTAFFKLAKVLPIDRAIALLKDSIQKTYGKKGDKIVKMNMDGVDQTLANLIEVKVPAAWAKAADKPAAAAKLPDFVKNVMQPILAQKGDELPVSAFSPDGSFPTATSRFEKRGVAILVPEWIKDNCIQCNQCAFVCPHATIRPVLATDAEMKKAPKGFETLPAQGKELKGLHFRMQVNTLDCMGCGNCADICPSKNKALVMKPLETQTALEIPNQEFSETVSLKGDLVKRDSLKGSQFQQPLLEFSGACAGCGETPYVKLITQLFGERMMIANATGCSSIWGASAPAAPYCVNKDGHGPAWNNSLFEDAAEFGYGFTMAVTQRRAKLADLMAQVAGSSASADIKAAAAEWLAGKSDPAISRAAGDKLKGLLKGTKDPLLAEIASMADLFTKKSIWVFGGDGWAYDIGYGGVDHVLASGEDVNIFVLDTEVYSNTGGQSSKATPLGSIAKFAAGGKKTGKKDLGRMAMTYGYVYVASISMGADKNQTLKAIQEAEAYPGPSLIIAYAPCINQGIRKGMGKSQEEAKLAVQSGYWPLYRFNPQLAAQGQNPFKLESKAPDGTLQAFLSGENRYAALEKAKPEESKRLRAGIEAAYSERYKMLKVMDDPSIVCTPGALDALITAPAAPAGATPASAKPCNMSDSGHSAKPCDDGRGGK